One window from the genome of Choloepus didactylus isolate mChoDid1 chromosome 2, mChoDid1.pri, whole genome shotgun sequence encodes:
- the LOC119527002 gene encoding ribonuclease H2 subunit B-like — translation MAAGGERRGAGLPRQYVFLLPECLKDAPKIKSGLMFVKLANPCSGEGAMYLFNMCLRQLLEIKVFKEKHHSWFINQSVQSEGHLHFATPMDPLFLVLHYLRKADKEGKFQPLDQVVVDDMFPNCVLLLQFPELEKLLCHVTDEKEIDGKKYYKYSKEKTLKWLEKKVNQTTAALKASNITVGARVQ, via the coding sequence ATGGCGGCCGGCGGGGAGCGCAGGGGCGCGGGGCTCCCCCGCCAGTACGTGTTCCTGCTCCCAGAATGTTTGAAAGATGCTCCAAAGATCAAAAGCGGGCTAATGTTTGTAAAATTGGCTAACCCATGTTCAGGGGAAGGAGCCATGTACTTGTTCAATATGTGTCTGCGGCAGCTGTTAGAAATAAAAGTTTTCAAGGAAAAACACCACTCTTGGTTTATAAATCAATCAGTTCAGTCAGAAGGACATCTCCACTTTGCCACACCAATGGATCCCTTATTTCTGGTTCTCCACTATCTCAGAAAGGCTGATAAAGAGGGAAAGTTTCAGCCACTAGATCAAGTGGTAGTAGATGACATGTTTCCGAATTGTGTCTTGTTGCTGCAGTTTCCTGAACTGGAGAAGTTACTCTGCCACGTGACAGACGAAAAAGAAATAGACGGCAAGAAATATTACAAATACAGCAAAGAGAAGACATTAAAGTGGCTGGAAAAAAAGGTTAATCAGACTACAGCAGCATTAAAAGCCAGTAACATCACTGTTGGAGCCCGGGTACAGTAA